Part of the Limihaloglobus sulfuriphilus genome is shown below.
TATTTCAGCTCGCGAAGACACCAAAAACGATCAATTACGATTCGCGGCGGTTCAAACACCTGATCTTGCCGCGAGATAAAAAAAGTGCAAACTGCTTTTGTTTATAAGGTCTTTATTAACAGGTATATATAAAACTGAGGGCGAAATAAAGAGGCGAAATAAAGGGGTTAAAACGGCGAAATAAAGGGGTTAAGACTCTTTGTTTTATAAGTTGATGTTTTACAGTTGCTTATATTTTATTTTTGAGGTTATTATTGACGATTGACGTAACTATTATAAGCTCGGATAATCACAATATTATGCCGCGTCCAAAGCGTAAATTCAAAGGCGGTTACTGTTAGCATGTACTCAACCGTTCCAACGAAAGACTGCGTATATTCAGGAAACGCGGCGACTTTCTTGCGTTAGAACAGATTATCGGGTGAATAAAGGTCGCAAATTTTTCTACCACGCAAACGCCCCTGGTGCCGGACCGGGCTTGAACGGTCTGCCCTTGTTTATATCGAATATTTCGTTGAGTTTTGCCAGTGTCTCCGGGGCAAGCTCGATCTCTGCCGCCCTCTCGAGGCCTTCGAGGTGTTCAACCTTGCGGACTCCCACTATTGGAGACGCCACAGCCGGATGAGAAAGCACCCAGGCTATCGCCACTGCATGCGCCGGCTCGCCCAGATCGCTGCATATCTTGTGGAAAGCCCCAATCTGGCTGCTGCCTTCGATACTTATGCCGTATTCATTTTCAACGTTGGCAGTACGGGTGTTGGGCTGTGATTTTGTCTTGCCGGTGAGAATTCCGCCGGCCAGCGGCATATATGGTATCGCACCGATGCCCAGCTCAAGGCACGCCGGCAGAACTTCCATTTCCGGGCCGCGGCTTAGCAGGTTGTATTGAGTCTGCTCAGAGATGATGCCAAGCCTGCCGCGGGCTGCCGCCATATTCTGGAACTTCATCAGCCCCCAGCCGGGGAAATTGCTCGTACCCATATACAGCACATCGCCGTCATCAACGAGCTTATCGAAACAGCCCCAGTACTCCTCGCCGGTGATATGCGTGTCGATGTGATGCACCTGATACAGGTCAATATGGTCGGTCTGGAGCCTGCGGAGTGAACCGGCGGCGTGTTTTCTGACCTTGTACGCGGATATGCCCGGCTCCTCGTTGGGCAGATCCCCGCCGGCCATATTGCCGAACACTTTTGTCGCCAGCACTATCCTGTCGCGCCGGCCGCCGCCCTGTGCAAGCCAGTTTCCGATTATCGTCTCACTGCCGCCGCGGTTATCCGGCCCGCCGTACATGTTGGCGGTATCAAAAAAGTTGATGCCCATCTCGAGGGCCTTGTCCATGATGGCGAAGGCCTCTTTTTCGCCGGTCGCGCTGCCGAAGTGCATCGTCCCCAGGCAAACCCGGCTGACGGTCAGATTTGAACGTCCCAGTTTTGTGTATTTCATTTTATCTCCTCTTTAAATTACTTCAATATCGCAGAGCGAAGTTTCCCCGCGGGTTATATCAATGCCCAAGCAATTGTCTGGTAATGGAATTTTTATCCTTGAGTATTTTCGAGCCGCGAGTGATTTTACAAAGGCTGATTCGCATTTTTTTTGCTATCTCACGCTGCGGCATACCCTGGTCAATCAGCTTTATGAGCTTCCAGCGTTTTTTGAATTTTTCGATTTCAGATTTGGTAAAAAGCTCCTGGAAAAATTTACCAAGCTCAGCGGGATCATCCATTTCTGCAATGATTTCCAATAAATCTTTATCATCTGACATGATCAAAACCTGTTCTAAATATGATATAAGTATAATGTCATAACTATTCTACAAATATTCAGACGTTTTAAAAGAAAATTTCGAAAAATACTCCATAATCCCTCAACAGCATCTTTCGCTAGTCAAAATAACTCTTTACAAACACTGCATGAGATATTATAATTTTGAAAAGTTTGATATATCTCTATATTGGAGAAAATGATATGATAACAGAAATTAATGGACAATTAAGTGCCGGCGATGCCAGGTTTGCTGTCGTAGTAAGCCGGTTCAACGAGCTGATAACCAGCAAGCTGCTTGGCGGCGCGATCGATTCACTCACCCGTCACGGTGCCGGCGAGGATCAGATAACCGTTATCTGGGTTCCCGGAGCGATCGAGATACCCATCACGGCTAAGCGGCTCTGCCAGAGCGGCAAGTTTGACGCGGTAATCTGTTTAGGTGCCGTAATTCGCGGCTCTACAAGCCATTATGACTATGTCTGCCAGCAGGTATCACGCGGCGTAGCACAGATAAACTACGATACCGGAGTACCGGCGGTCTTCGGCGTGCTTACATGTGAGACCATTGAGCAGGCTATTGAACGTGCCGGAACAAAAGCCGGTAACGCCGGCGCAAATGCCGCTGTCGGCGCGATAGAAATGGTAAACGTTCTTCGTGAGATAGATGAGACTCTGTAAATAATCGCGGCCGACGCAGGCCGGTTAGCTGTTTATGCTCTTTTTAAATATCAAAAGGATGGAAATATAGTGGACAAAAGGACCAAGGCCAGAGAAATAGCCATGCAGGCTTTGTTTCAGCTTGATGTGCAGGGAGACCGCGTTCTTGACTGTATTGACGGTTTTATAAAAGAAAACTGCCAGGAAGAGCTTTCCGAACAGCTCGCCCGGGAGTGGTGTATGGGAACCAGGCAGCACATCGCAGAATGTGACCGGATTATCGAAAAAGCCGCCCCGAGATGGCGAATCCAGAGAATCGAACTTCTGGAGAGAAACATAC
Proteins encoded:
- a CDS encoding Trp family transcriptional regulator, producing MSDDKDLLEIIAEMDDPAELGKFFQELFTKSEIEKFKKRWKLIKLIDQGMPQREIAKKMRISLCKITRGSKILKDKNSITRQLLGH
- the nusB gene encoding transcription antitermination factor NusB — its product is MDKRTKAREIAMQALFQLDVQGDRVLDCIDGFIKENCQEELSEQLAREWCMGTRQHIAECDRIIEKAAPRWRIQRIELLERNILRLSCYQLLKCSEIPSKVVINEAIEMAKRYGSARSPAFVNGVMDAVHRIINEEKRDAKTPDIQSVSAGAEIAQ
- the ribE gene encoding 6,7-dimethyl-8-ribityllumazine synthase is translated as MITEINGQLSAGDARFAVVVSRFNELITSKLLGGAIDSLTRHGAGEDQITVIWVPGAIEIPITAKRLCQSGKFDAVICLGAVIRGSTSHYDYVCQQVSRGVAQINYDTGVPAVFGVLTCETIEQAIERAGTKAGNAGANAAVGAIEMVNVLREIDETL
- a CDS encoding aldo/keto reductase; the encoded protein is MKYTKLGRSNLTVSRVCLGTMHFGSATGEKEAFAIMDKALEMGINFFDTANMYGGPDNRGGSETIIGNWLAQGGGRRDRIVLATKVFGNMAGGDLPNEEPGISAYKVRKHAAGSLRRLQTDHIDLYQVHHIDTHITGEEYWGCFDKLVDDGDVLYMGTSNFPGWGLMKFQNMAAARGRLGIISEQTQYNLLSRGPEMEVLPACLELGIGAIPYMPLAGGILTGKTKSQPNTRTANVENEYGISIEGSSQIGAFHKICSDLGEPAHAVAIAWVLSHPAVASPIVGVRKVEHLEGLERAAEIELAPETLAKLNEIFDINKGRPFKPGPAPGAFAW